One Rhodoferax ferrireducens T118 DNA segment encodes these proteins:
- a CDS encoding extracellular solute-binding protein yields MNLRLLLLIVLVTLSLPGQAVETLRVLTWPGYADSDLVKLFEKQHGVRVEVSFVSSDDVLRQKISANQGGDFDVFAANTAEMQHYINERLVVPLRLANIPNTAQQLPRFRNLQSIPGITRLGEAYAVPYTYSEMGLIYDRKQFVQAPTSLAAMWDPKYQGRVLAFDTSSHSFSIASMVLGGNPFRIEDKDFKGVVNHLIALRRNVLTFYTLPEESVELFRRHSAALLFANYGHQQLKLLRDAGADVGYVIPVEGALAWLDCWALTRGAKNKELAESWINFMLDKKVSSELTRRQGLSNTIEVDTDAADADKIIWLEPVEDDKRRAALWGRIISGDLPGRF; encoded by the coding sequence ATGAACCTGCGCCTACTGCTGCTCATCGTCCTAGTGACATTGAGTCTGCCAGGCCAGGCAGTGGAAACCTTGCGCGTATTGACGTGGCCTGGCTACGCCGACAGTGATCTGGTCAAGTTGTTTGAGAAGCAACACGGCGTGCGGGTCGAGGTGAGCTTCGTCAGTTCCGATGATGTGCTGCGGCAAAAGATCAGCGCGAACCAGGGCGGCGACTTCGATGTGTTTGCGGCCAACACGGCCGAAATGCAGCACTACATCAACGAGCGACTGGTGGTGCCGTTGCGGCTTGCCAATATTCCCAACACGGCGCAGCAGTTACCCCGCTTTCGCAACCTGCAGAGCATTCCGGGAATCACCCGTCTGGGTGAGGCCTATGCGGTGCCGTACACCTATTCGGAAATGGGGCTGATCTATGACCGCAAACAGTTTGTGCAAGCGCCCACCTCGCTTGCTGCGATGTGGGATCCCAAGTACCAGGGGCGGGTGCTCGCCTTCGATACCAGTAGCCACAGTTTTTCGATCGCTTCAATGGTGCTGGGAGGAAATCCTTTTCGGATTGAAGATAAAGATTTCAAAGGCGTGGTCAACCACCTCATCGCCTTGCGCCGCAATGTGTTGACCTTCTACACCTTGCCGGAAGAATCAGTCGAGCTGTTTCGTCGTCATTCGGCGGCACTTCTGTTTGCCAATTACGGTCACCAACAACTCAAACTGTTGCGCGACGCGGGCGCCGATGTTGGTTATGTCATTCCCGTTGAGGGCGCACTGGCCTGGCTGGACTGCTGGGCGCTGACGCGCGGGGCCAAGAACAAGGAACTGGCAGAGAGCTGGATCAACTTCATGCTGGACAAAAAAGTGAGCAGCGAATTGACCCGACGCCAGGGTCTGTCCAATACGATTGAAGTCGACACCGACGCGGCGGATGCGGACAAGATCATCTGGCTCGAACCGGTCGAGGATGACAAACGCCGGGCAGCCCTGTGGGGGCGCATTATTTCTGGCGATTTGCCAGGGCGGTTCTAG
- the serS gene encoding serine--tRNA ligase, translated as MLDITTLRKDLDSVIARLETRKSPQAFLNVDTFRTLEAERKTIQMRTEELQGKRNTLSKQIGQLKAKGAAGQAESDAVMAEVAGLKAELETSATRLEQIQLELQALLLGVPNLPHESVPVGADEHGNVVVRSWSPDGKGPKAFDFEVKDHVDIGTPLGLDFELGVKLTGARFTVMKGLIARLHRALAQFMLDVQTQEHGYTECYTPYIVNAQSMRGTGQLPKFEADLFAAKKGGQEAEAAPDNSALYLIPTSEVPLTNFVRDVVLAEAELPVKLTAHTPCFRSEAGSAGRDTRGLIRQHQFDKVEMVQIVHPDKSYETLEQMTGHAEAILQKLGLPYRVMSLCTGDMGFGASKTYDLEVWLPAQNTYREISSVSNCEAFQARRLQARFKNAQGKNELVHTLNGSGLAVGRALVAVLENYQNADGSVTVPQALRPYVGGQKVLGATAMNDMDM; from the coding sequence ATGCTAGACATCACCACCCTCCGAAAAGACCTCGACTCGGTTATTGCCCGTCTCGAGACCCGTAAATCACCGCAAGCCTTTCTCAATGTGGACACCTTCAGGACTTTGGAGGCCGAGCGCAAGACGATTCAGATGCGCACCGAAGAGTTGCAGGGCAAGCGCAATACCTTGAGCAAACAAATTGGCCAGCTCAAGGCCAAGGGCGCAGCCGGTCAAGCCGAGTCGGATGCAGTCATGGCCGAGGTGGCGGGCCTGAAGGCTGAGCTGGAAACCTCCGCAACCCGGCTGGAACAAATTCAGCTGGAGTTGCAGGCGCTGTTGCTGGGCGTGCCCAATTTGCCACACGAGAGCGTGCCGGTGGGCGCGGATGAGCATGGCAATGTGGTGGTGCGCAGCTGGAGTCCCGACGGCAAGGGGCCCAAGGCGTTTGATTTTGAGGTGAAAGACCACGTTGATATCGGCACCCCGCTGGGGCTCGACTTCGAGTTGGGCGTCAAGCTCACCGGCGCCCGCTTCACCGTCATGAAGGGTCTGATTGCACGCCTGCACCGGGCGCTGGCCCAGTTCATGCTGGACGTGCAAACCCAGGAACACGGCTACACCGAGTGCTACACGCCTTACATCGTCAATGCGCAAAGCATGCGCGGCACCGGACAGTTGCCCAAGTTTGAAGCCGACTTGTTTGCCGCCAAAAAAGGCGGGCAAGAGGCTGAAGCGGCGCCCGACAACAGCGCACTTTATTTGATTCCGACCAGCGAAGTGCCGCTGACCAACTTTGTGCGCGACGTGGTGTTGGCCGAGGCCGAGTTGCCGGTCAAGCTCACCGCACATACGCCGTGTTTTCGCTCCGAGGCTGGCAGTGCCGGGCGCGACACGCGTGGCCTGATTCGCCAGCACCAGTTTGACAAGGTCGAGATGGTGCAGATCGTGCACCCCGACAAGAGTTACGAGACGCTGGAACAGATGACCGGTCACGCGGAAGCTATTTTGCAAAAGCTGGGTCTGCCCTACCGGGTGATGTCCTTGTGCACCGGCGACATGGGCTTTGGTGCCAGCAAGACCTACGATCTGGAAGTCTGGTTGCCGGCGCAAAACACCTACCGTGAAATCAGCTCGGTGTCGAACTGCGAGGCCTTCCAGGCACGTCGCCTGCAAGCGCGCTTCAAGAACGCACAGGGCAAGAACGAGCTGGTGCACACCCTCAACGGCTCGGGACTGGCGGTCGGGCGCGCGCTGGTGGCGGTGTTGGAAAACTACCAGAATGCCGATGGCTCGGTCACCGTACCGCAGGCTTTGCGTCCTTATGTGGGTGGCCAAAAAGTTCTGGGTGCCACCGCCATGAATGACATGGATATGTAG
- a CDS encoding ABC transporter ATP-binding protein, producing the protein MLELRHISQNYGDRVLLQDINLQVAAGEIVALLGPSGSGKSTLLSIVAGLQPPLKGSVWFDGQDITRVPPERRHFALMFQDFALFAHLNVLDNVAFGLVEQRLAKSDARARAARMLERFGLLDHARHKVWTLSGGEQQRVALARALITNPRALLLDEPFSALDAELRQGLREEFCRHIAAAGMATLLVTHDEAEARAMAARGVRLVDGQLRAAW; encoded by the coding sequence ATGCTTGAGCTGCGCCATATCAGTCAGAACTATGGTGATCGGGTCCTGCTGCAAGACATCAACCTGCAAGTGGCTGCCGGTGAAATTGTGGCCCTGCTGGGGCCATCGGGCAGCGGCAAGAGCACGCTGCTCAGCATCGTGGCGGGCTTGCAACCGCCACTCAAGGGCAGCGTCTGGTTTGATGGCCAGGACATTACCCGGGTGCCGCCCGAGCGGCGCCACTTTGCCCTCATGTTCCAGGACTTTGCGCTGTTTGCGCACTTGAATGTGCTCGATAACGTCGCTTTTGGGCTGGTGGAGCAGCGGCTTGCCAAATCGGACGCGCGCGCGAGAGCAGCGCGGATGCTGGAGCGTTTTGGTCTGCTTGATCATGCCCGGCACAAGGTGTGGACGCTCTCGGGCGGTGAGCAGCAGCGTGTCGCGCTGGCGCGGGCCCTGATCACGAATCCGCGTGCGCTGCTGCTGGACGAGCCGTTTTCAGCCCTGGATGCCGAGCTGCGCCAAGGCTTGCGCGAGGAATTTTGCCGGCATATTGCCGCCGCCGGTATGGCCACGCTGCTGGTGACGCACGACGAAGCCGAGGCCCGCGCCATGGCCGCGCGCGGCGTGCGACTGGTGGACGGGCAATTGCGGGCCGCGTGGTAG
- a CDS encoding ABC transporter permease: MSPVALPGWLRRSVWLGLLPAVALLVLLIAPLGRLVLAGWAGDVSLTGAAATEAWSFWLPWQDDYLRWRVLWSLAQAGITCVLALALGLPLAWVLARFQFAGRTLVLRLLMLPFVVPTLVAALGVLALWGPRGVLGGWLGVNLHNTPWLLLYGNLFFNLCLVVRAGVDALGQVNARQVAAARSLGATPWRAFWRVEWPSIAPWLMSSLCLVFLYCFAGFGLALVLGGQRYATVEVEIYTLVAHELQLGQASVLALWMLLLTGTVALVYALLEKRLAAPGRVEPIARRPPHGMAQWLALLAALGVLFVICALPVLAIVWRALDAGWATWVTVLDAEVRGALWNTLRFSALALAVATLLGVLHALAAERSVPWRAAAFLPFVVSPVTVAFGLLLLYPSWTASLPLLLAAYAVLAYPFVAKSLSAGLDSLPPHVLHAARTLGASPQRTFWRVTLPLLRPALRRGMAFAAATALGEFAVTLFLSRPEWATLTTLIYQRLGHPGESSLDQAMVLACLLMLLALLAFLLIEWPAADHHDRRRSPASAVAVGAFLHA; the protein is encoded by the coding sequence ATGTCGCCCGTCGCCTTGCCTGGCTGGTTGCGCCGCAGCGTTTGGCTCGGGCTGCTGCCTGCTGTTGCTTTGCTGGTGCTGCTGATTGCGCCGCTGGGCCGGCTGGTGCTGGCCGGGTGGGCGGGTGATGTCAGTTTGACCGGTGCAGCCGCTACCGAGGCATGGTCGTTTTGGTTGCCCTGGCAAGACGATTACCTGCGCTGGCGCGTGCTCTGGTCGCTCGCGCAAGCGGGCATCACCTGCGTGCTGGCATTGGCGTTGGGCTTGCCGCTGGCGTGGGTGCTGGCCCGCTTTCAGTTTGCGGGACGTACGCTGGTGCTGCGCTTGTTGATGCTGCCGTTTGTGGTGCCCACCCTGGTGGCGGCTCTGGGTGTGTTGGCGCTGTGGGGTCCGCGCGGCGTGCTCGGTGGCTGGCTCGGTGTCAACCTGCACAACACGCCCTGGCTGCTGCTGTACGGCAACCTGTTTTTCAACCTGTGTCTGGTGGTGCGCGCCGGGGTCGATGCGCTCGGCCAGGTGAATGCGCGCCAGGTGGCGGCGGCACGCTCGTTGGGCGCCACGCCGTGGCGGGCGTTTTGGCGGGTCGAGTGGCCGTCGATCGCGCCGTGGCTGATGTCGAGCTTGTGCCTGGTGTTTTTGTATTGCTTTGCCGGCTTTGGCCTGGCCCTGGTGCTGGGCGGTCAGCGTTACGCCACTGTGGAGGTGGAGATTTACACCCTGGTGGCACACGAGCTGCAACTGGGCCAAGCCAGCGTGCTGGCGCTGTGGATGCTGCTGCTGACGGGTACGGTGGCGCTGGTCTATGCCCTGCTTGAGAAACGCCTGGCGGCTCCCGGCCGCGTGGAACCCATTGCGCGCAGGCCGCCCCACGGCATGGCTCAATGGCTGGCCTTGCTGGCGGCGCTCGGGGTGCTGTTTGTGATTTGCGCGCTGCCCGTTCTGGCCATCGTCTGGCGCGCGCTGGATGCAGGTTGGGCCACTTGGGTCACTGTGCTGGATGCAGAGGTGCGTGGCGCTCTCTGGAATACCTTGCGCTTTTCTGCGCTGGCCTTGGCTGTGGCGACGCTGTTGGGTGTGCTGCACGCGCTGGCTGCAGAGCGCTCGGTGCCCTGGCGCGCCGCGGCATTTCTGCCGTTTGTGGTGTCACCGGTGACCGTGGCGTTTGGCCTGCTGTTGTTGTACCCGAGTTGGACGGCCAGTTTGCCCCTGCTACTGGCAGCCTACGCCGTGCTGGCCTACCCCTTTGTCGCCAAATCCTTGTCAGCCGGTTTGGACAGCCTGCCCCCGCATGTGCTGCACGCTGCCCGCACGCTGGGTGCCAGTCCGCAGCGTACTTTTTGGCGTGTCACCCTGCCGCTGTTGCGCCCCGCTTTACGCCGGGGCATGGCGTTTGCAGCCGCCACGGCGCTGGGTGAGTTTGCGGTGACGCTATTCTTGTCGCGCCCCGAGTGGGCCACGCTCACGACCTTGATTTACCAGCGCCTGGGTCACCCGGGGGAGAGCAGTCTGGATCAGGCCATGGTGCTGGCGTGCCTGCTGATGCTGTTGGCCTTGTTGGCGTTCTTGCTGATTGAGTGGCCGGCGGCCGATCATCACGATCGCAGGCGCTCACCGGCAAGTGCTGTGGCTGTGGGGGCGTTTCTTCATGCTTGA
- a CDS encoding thiamine ABC transporter substrate-binding protein codes for MNRRLFTLAATALAAFSLSTQARAADELRVMVHSSFSLPKPLLAQFEAQNGIRLAIIKGGDAGEMLNKLILTRAQPIADVVFGIDNTLVGKALAAGVLEPALPQTAEAPDANLGAALAAVDYGFVTLNYDKAAVAKRGISLPKTLQDLTLPAYKNWLVTPNPATSSTGYAFMLATISAMGEEPAFAWWAQMRGNGLKVVKGWSEAYYTDFARNKGAYPLVVSYATSPAAEVFYSKEKTPESPTASLNLKGGVFRQVEGVGLVKGGGQRATALKFVDFLRSAPVQEALQTAMWMYPVQAKTPLAEVMRHAAEPTEFEAPATQVVAGKGAQWVARWTKVVLK; via the coding sequence ATGAACCGTCGTCTTTTCACGCTGGCCGCCACCGCGCTGGCTGCGTTCTCGCTGTCAACCCAAGCCCGTGCGGCCGATGAACTGCGCGTGATGGTGCACAGTTCTTTTTCACTGCCCAAGCCCCTGCTGGCGCAGTTTGAAGCGCAAAACGGCATCCGGCTGGCCATCATCAAGGGCGGTGACGCGGGTGAAATGCTCAACAAGTTGATTTTGACCCGTGCCCAACCCATCGCCGATGTGGTGTTTGGCATTGACAACACGCTGGTGGGCAAGGCGCTGGCCGCTGGTGTGCTGGAGCCTGCGCTGCCCCAGACCGCCGAAGCGCCCGATGCCAATCTGGGGGCTGCGCTGGCGGCGGTGGACTATGGCTTCGTGACCTTGAATTACGACAAAGCGGCTGTGGCCAAACGCGGCATCAGTTTGCCGAAAACCTTGCAGGATTTGACGCTGCCCGCCTACAAGAACTGGTTGGTCACACCCAACCCCGCCACCAGCAGCACCGGCTACGCCTTCATGTTGGCCACCATTTCCGCCATGGGCGAAGAGCCCGCCTTTGCCTGGTGGGCGCAGATGCGCGGCAACGGCCTCAAGGTGGTCAAGGGCTGGAGCGAAGCTTATTACACCGACTTTGCGCGTAACAAGGGTGCCTACCCGCTGGTGGTGAGTTACGCCACCAGTCCGGCCGCCGAGGTGTTTTACAGCAAGGAAAAAACGCCAGAGTCGCCCACGGCGAGCCTGAACCTCAAGGGCGGCGTTTTCCGCCAGGTGGAAGGTGTGGGCCTGGTCAAAGGGGGTGGCCAGCGGGCGACGGCTTTGAAGTTTGTCGATTTTCTGCGTTCTGCCCCCGTGCAAGAGGCCCTGCAAACGGCGATGTGGATGTACCCGGTGCAGGCCAAAACCCCGCTTGCGGAGGTGATGCGCCACGCCGCCGAGCCGACCGAGTTTGAAGCCCCGGCGACCCAAGTGGTAGCCGGCAAGGGTGCGCAGTGGGTCGCACGCTGGACCAAAGTGGTGCTCAAGTAG
- a CDS encoding AAA family ATPase — MIPTAEGPLTNLVRDVRFNPQLICLIGAECTGKTTLAKALAAHFSSLWVPEHLRSFCDLQGRTPRADEQVLIMRAQFEQEEQAAALARQTACPYVLCDSAPLLTAIYSDFYFSDPSLFECAHVLHTRYALTLLLQPDMPWVSDGLQRDGDPARAAIHARLRHELHAMRHPCIEVSGSGDRRLQAAILAVETLTS; from the coding sequence ATGATTCCCACCGCCGAAGGGCCGCTGACCAACTTGGTGCGTGATGTGAGATTCAACCCGCAACTCATCTGCCTGATAGGCGCTGAGTGCACCGGCAAAACGACGTTGGCAAAAGCCCTGGCCGCGCATTTTTCCAGCCTGTGGGTGCCAGAGCATCTGCGCTCTTTTTGTGACTTGCAGGGCCGCACGCCCAGGGCTGATGAGCAGGTGTTGATCATGCGTGCCCAGTTTGAGCAAGAAGAGCAGGCGGCAGCACTGGCCCGGCAAACGGCTTGCCCGTATGTGCTCTGTGACAGTGCGCCGCTGCTCACCGCGATTTACAGCGACTTTTATTTCTCCGACCCCTCGCTTTTTGAGTGCGCCCATGTCTTGCATACCCGCTATGCCTTGACGCTGCTCTTGCAGCCAGACATGCCGTGGGTGTCTGATGGCCTGCAGCGTGACGGTGACCCCGCGCGGGCCGCCATTCACGCCAGGCTGCGGCACGAGCTTCACGCCATGCGCCACCCGTGTATTGAGGTGTCTGGCTCGGGTGACCGCCGACTGCAGGCCGCGATTCTTGCGGTTGAGACACTCACAAGCTGA
- the ispH gene encoding 4-hydroxy-3-methylbut-2-enyl diphosphate reductase, translating into MTASAPQDILLAEPRGFCAGVDRAIEIVERALQKFGAPIYVRHEIVHNTYVVNDLKAKGAIFIEALDDVPAGATLIFSAHGVSRAVQLEAAARGFQVFDATCPLVSKVHVEVAKLHKEGYEFIMIGHKGHPEVEGTMGQLEGGIHLVESVLDVARINPAQTDKLAVVTQTTLSVDDAADIAAAIKARFPKVREPKQQDICYATQNRQDAVKVMSPLVDVVIVVGSPTSSNSRRLREVARKLGTESHMVDGPDELQAQWFEGRQHVGLTAGASAPDILVRQVIDRIKALGAVSVRKMAGTPETVKFPLPKGLRLKDTEDLG; encoded by the coding sequence GTGACAGCCAGCGCACCCCAGGACATCCTGCTGGCCGAGCCGCGCGGCTTTTGCGCCGGTGTGGACCGGGCCATCGAGATTGTGGAGCGAGCGCTGCAGAAATTTGGTGCTCCCATCTACGTGCGCCATGAAATTGTGCACAACACCTACGTGGTGAATGACCTGAAGGCCAAAGGTGCTATATTTATCGAAGCACTGGATGACGTGCCTGCGGGGGCTACGCTCATATTTTCGGCCCATGGCGTGAGCCGGGCGGTGCAGCTGGAGGCTGCCGCGCGGGGTTTTCAGGTGTTCGATGCCACCTGTCCGCTGGTGAGCAAGGTGCATGTGGAAGTGGCCAAACTGCATAAGGAAGGCTATGAGTTCATCATGATCGGCCACAAGGGACACCCCGAGGTCGAAGGCACCATGGGACAGTTAGAGGGCGGCATTCATCTGGTGGAGAGTGTGCTTGACGTGGCGCGCATCAACCCGGCGCAGACCGACAAACTGGCGGTGGTGACGCAAACCACGCTCAGTGTGGACGACGCGGCTGACATTGCGGCGGCCATCAAGGCACGGTTTCCGAAGGTGCGCGAGCCCAAGCAGCAAGACATTTGCTACGCCACGCAAAACCGGCAGGACGCCGTCAAAGTGATGAGCCCGCTGGTTGATGTCGTGATCGTGGTGGGCAGCCCGACCAGCTCCAACAGCAGGCGGCTGCGTGAAGTGGCGCGCAAGCTCGGCACCGAAAGCCACATGGTCGATGGCCCGGACGAATTGCAGGCGCAGTGGTTTGAGGGTCGCCAGCACGTGGGTTTGACCGCCGGTGCATCGGCCCCCGACATCCTGGTACGCCAGGTGATTGACCGCATCAAGGCACTGGGCGCGGTGTCGGTGCGCAAGATGGCTGGCACGCCGGAGACCGTCAAGTTTCCGCTGCCCAAGGGCTTGCGTCTGAAGGATACCGAGGACCTGGGTTAG
- a CDS encoding FKBP-type peptidyl-prolyl cis-trans isomerase, whose amino-acid sequence MTSTLATVQPGSFLTLHYRMAGPVGDVINTFDGKPATLTLGTGELSPTLEAYLLGLPEGTHTTFELPAGTAFGPHNPAMLQWLARQELIDMGEPDEEYAVGDVLQFPTPDGKGKFAGSVQDFRSDEKGDAVLFDFNHPLAGRAVTFEVHVIGIL is encoded by the coding sequence ATGACTTCAACACTTGCCACGGTTCAACCGGGATCTTTCCTCACGCTGCATTACCGCATGGCCGGGCCGGTCGGTGATGTGATCAACACCTTTGACGGCAAACCCGCCACGCTGACGCTGGGCACCGGTGAGCTCTCGCCCACGCTGGAGGCTTATTTGCTGGGCCTGCCCGAAGGCACCCACACCACGTTTGAGCTGCCTGCGGGCACCGCATTTGGCCCGCACAACCCGGCCATGCTGCAATGGCTGGCGCGCCAGGAACTGATCGACATGGGTGAGCCCGATGAAGAGTATGCGGTGGGCGATGTGCTGCAGTTCCCCACGCCGGACGGCAAGGGCAAGTTTGCCGGTTCGGTACAGGATTTCAGAAGCGATGAGAAGGGCGACGCCGTGTTGTTTGACTTCAACCACCCGCTGGCCGGTCGTGCCGTGACCTTTGAGGTGCATGTGATCGGAATTCTGTGA